The genome window GCAGCGGGCCGCCATGACCTCGTCGGTGACCGTGACGGCCGTGCCGCTGGTTGAGGTGCGAGCGGAGCCAGCCTCGGAGCCAAGGGGCGTCGGATACCGGCGCAGCAGCTTCTCGAGCTTCCCCGGCTGCAGGTTCGCGAGCCGGATGTCACCGTCGAAGTGGTCGACCACCCGCTGGTCCATCGCCCGCCGGAAGAGCGGAGGGATGAGTGCGAGCACGATCATGCCGGCATAGCCGGTCGGCAGGACCGGCGACTCGGCGTAGTCCCGCAGTGACTGGTAGCGACGGGTGGGGTTGGCGTGGTGGTCGCTGTGCCGTTGGAGGTGGTAGAGCAGCACGTTGGTCGCGATGTTGTTGGAGTTCCAGGAGTGCGAGGGGTCGACGCGCTCGTAGCGCTGCCGCTCGCCCACCCCGACGCGTTGCCGCAGCATCCCGTAGTGCTCCATGAAGTTCACGACCTCCAGCAGGGAGAAGCCGAAGATGCCCTGGATGAGGAGATAGGGGAGGACGCCGACACCGAGCCAGACGACGACGGCGCCCCAGAGGACCAGGGACATCAACCAGGCGTTGATCACGTCGTTGCCGATCCGGAACGGGTGCTGGTCACGCCGGGCGTAGCGCCGCTTCTCGAGGTTCCATGCCGACCGCAGTGATCCCGAGACCGTCCGCGGCCAGAACGTGTAGAAGTTCTCGCCCAACCGCGACGAGGCCGGGTCCTCCGGCGTCGCGACCCGGACGTGGTGGCCGCGGTTGTGCTCGAGGTAGAAGTGGCCGTAGAAGGACTGCGCCAGCGCGATCTTCGACAGCCACCGCTCGTGTGACTCCCGCTTGTGACCGAGCTCGTGGGCGGTGTTGATGCCGATTCCGCCGACCGTTCCGATCGTGATCGCCAGCCCGATCCGGTCGGCCACTGACAGGTCGCCGCGGGCGATCAGCCACATGGCCGTCAGGAAGCCGGCGTACTGGATCGGGAGGAACGCGAAGGTGATGTAGCGGTAGTAGCGGTCCTTCTCGAGCGCCTCGATCACGTCGTCGGGCGGGTTGGAGCCGTCGCGCCCGACCACGAGGTCGATCAGCGGGACGATCACGAAGAGCACGATCGGCCCGGTCCAGTAGAAGGCCCCCCATCCGGTCCACGCGGCACCACCCATCGCCACGAAGGCGAGCGCCGGCACGACCAGGCCGATCAGCCAGAGATACCGCTTCCTGTCCGTCCACTGGGCGACCGTCTCCGGGCGGACGGTGCCGCTGGCGTCGTACGTCGACATCTGGTTCCTCCTCGACACGTCGGTGTGTCCTGTCAGGATCGACGAGTCCTAGCCCACACAGCACCGTGCAGATGGGAAGCATTGCGCCGGATCTTTGTGCGATCACACAATGTGTACATGGAGACCGAGCGCGGGACGGCGGCCGAGCTCGAGGCGTGGGTCGGCGGATTCATCATGTCCGAGCGCTCCGATGACCGGGTGGCGGCGTGGGTGGACCGCACCTGGCGCGCGATCGCGGTGGAGGTGCCCGCGGTGGCCGCCGACGCCGACCTCGCAGGGCTCGTGCGCCGCGCCATCGACCAGCACTGGCGTGCCTTCCTCGACCACCTCGCCGGTGAGGCGAGCTTCCGGCTGGTGCCAGCCGCCGTCGAGCTGGCGCACGAGCTGGCACGCCGTCACCTCGACCTGACCCTGCTCCTCGGAATCTACCGCGCGGCGCAGCGCAGCTCCTGGGTCTACGCCACCGAGGTGGTCCGCGACGCGCCCGTGGGGTTGGACCACGAGGGGATCCTCGTCCTCTTCTGGACCGAGGCGGCGACCTGGCTCGACGCGAGTGTGGAGGAGTCCCTCCTGCTCCACCAGCACGAGGCGGCCAGGATCCAGCAGCGGGGTGACGCCCAGCGGTTCGAGGCGGTGCAGGCGCTCCTCGGCGGCACCGACCGCCTCGAGCGCGGGCCGCGCGAGCTCTCGGCGGCGCTGGGCGGCTATCCCGTGACCGAGTCGCACGTGGCGGTGGTCCTCACTGCGCTCACCCCCGAGGCGCTCGCACTGCTCGAGCCGACGGCCCATCGTGTGGCGTCGCGGCTCGGCCGGCGTGCGCCCCTGATCGTCCGGCCGAGCGGCCGCGAGGCGTGGTGCTGGGTGCCCGCCGACCACCTGGCCGACCTCGGATCCCTCGGACTGGACCCTGTCCAGCTGCGGATCAGCATGGCGGGACCCCATCCCGGCATCGAGGGCTTCGTCCTCGCTCACCAGGAGGCACAGGCTGCGCGATCGGTCGCCCTCGCCCGGAGCGCCACCGTGACGACGTACGACGACGTGGCGGTGCTGACGATGCTCGCCGCAGATCCGGAAGCGGCCGAGCGGTTCACGCGCAGAGTGCTGGGTCCGCTGCTGGACGTCCGGCACGACCAGCTGCGCGACACCGTGCGGGCGGCACTCACGCACGCCGGTGACAGCACGTCACTCGCCGAGGCGCTCGGCGTGCACAAGAACACCGTGCGGTACCGGCTGCAGCAGGCCGAGCGCCTGCTCGGCCAGCCGATCAGGCCGAAGGCGCGGGACCTCCTGCTCGCCCTCGACTACGCCGACGCCTTCCTCAGATCCCAGGGATCGCCTGCTCAGGACGGCCAGTCGGTGATGTCCTCGTAGCCCTCGTGCTTGTGCAGCCACCGGGCGACGTACGGGCAGTGCGGGATCGCCCGGATGCCGGAGGTGCGCACGTCGTCGAGGGCGAAGCGCACGAGCTGTGAGGCGAGGCCCTGACCCTCGTAGGCGTCGTCGACCTCGGTGTGCGTGAAGTCGCGGTCCTCGCCCGCGGGAACGTACTGGGCGAAGCCGATCACGCGGCCGCCGTCGAGGATCTCGTAACGGCGCTCGTCAGGGTTGTGGGCGTAGCTGATCTCGCTCAAGGTGGCGCTCCTTCTCATCCGATCCGGTCAGGACCCGGCCGGGTCGACTGTAGATCGACATCGTGCGACCGCGGACGAAGCCGGCGACGGTGACGCCCGCCTCGGCGGCGAGCTCGACGGCGAGTGACGACGGCGCCGAGACGGCCGCCAGCACAGGAATCCCCGCCATCGACGCCTTCTGCACGAGCTCGAAGCTCGCGCGCCCGGAGACGACGAGCACGTGGCCACGCAGGGGGAGTAGCCCGTGCTCCAAGGCCCAGCCGACGACCTTGTCAACGGCATTGTGCCGGCCGACATCCTCACGGACCACCAGGAACTCACCCGTCGACGCCGAGACCAGGCCGGCCGCATGCAGTCCGCCCGTCTTGTCGAAGAGGGCCTGCTGCTCACGCAACCGATCAGGCAGACCGAGCAGGAGCCGCGCGTCGACCTCCACCGCGTCCGCCGACACGTCGAAGGAGGAGCGGGTGCGGACCGCGTCGATGCTCGCCTTGCCGCACACGCCACAGGACGAGGAGGTGTAGACCGACCGCTCGAGCCCGAAGTCGGGCAGCGTCACGCCGGGCGCGAGCGCCACATCGAGCACGTTGTAGGTGTTGACGTCGTCGACGACAGCTCCTGCGCAGTAGCGCGCGGTCGCCACGTCCTCGCGTGCCCGCACCACGCCTTCGGAGACGAGGAAGCCGGCGGCCAGCTCGACGTCGTTGCCGGGAGTCCGCATCGTGACGGCCAGCGGCCGACCCGAGACCCGGATCTCCAACGGCTCCTCGGCCGCCAACTGGTCGGGTCGCTCTCGCACCACCGGACGATCGGCGTCGTCCAGCGTGATCCGGGTGACCCGCCGACTGACGGCACGCCTGCTCATGATTCCGAGGTTACATAGGGCCATGATGGGTAGATGACCGCCATGGAGACCGTCGCCGGAGCCATGCTCCGCTCGCCGAAGACCTGCGACCACCGTGCCCCCGTGCGCGAGGTGCTGGAGCTCTTCGCCGGCGACCATGTGCATTGCGCGCTGCTCGTCGACGGGACCCGGCTCGTGAGTGTCGTGACGGCCGCCGACCTGCTCGGCGCGTCACCCGACGAGCCTGCGGCGCCCCACGGCCGCCTCCGAGGCCGGACCATCGCCCTCCACGTCGAGGCGCAGGTCGCCCTCCGTCGGATGACCGCCGAGGGCGTACGCCGACTGGCAGTCGTCTCGCCCGACGGGGCCTTGCAGGGGCTGCTCTGTCTCAAGCGCAGGGGGGACGGCTTCTGCTCCGACGAGGGTGTCGCCGCCCGCGCGGCCGAGCGGGCTGTCGACGTACGGACGAAGCGGGTGGAGGTGTCGGCATGAGGCGACCGGAGTTCTCGGACCAGGACGAAGAGGGCCTCGAGATCGAGGAGCCCGAGCACGCGGCGGTCGGTCTGCCCGGCATCTACTGGTCGATGAAGTACGCCGCCACCGAGATGGGTGCGACGCGGACCGCCCAGACCCTGCTCAGGATGAACCACGTCGACGGCTTCGACTGCCCGTCGTGTGCGTGGCCCGACCCCGATCGCCGCAAGGCCGCGGAGTTCTGCGAGAACGGCGCCAAGGCCGTCGCCTGGGAGGCGACCCGCAAGCGTGTCGGCGCCGACTTCTTCAAGGAGCACTCCGTCGCCGACCTCCTCGAGCACGACGACCACTGGCTGGAGAAGCAGGGCCGGCTGACCGAGCCGATGTACGTGAAGCCCGGCGGGACGCACTACGAGCCGATCTCCTGGGACGACGCCTTCCGGCTCATCGCCGACCGGCTCACGGCGATGCCGGACCCGAACCGGGCGGTCTTCTACACGAGCGGCCGGGCCTCCAACGAGGCCGCGTTCCTCTACCAGCTCTTCGCTCGGCGCCTCGGCACGAACAACCTCCCCGACTGCTCCAACATGTGCCACGAGTCCAGCGGCACCGCCCTCACGCAGGCGATCGGCGTCGGCAAGGGCACCGTGACGTATGACGACATCGCTCAGGAGTCGCGCCTCATCCTCATCGCGGGCCAGAACCCCGGCACCAACCACCCGCGGATGCTCACCGCGCTGGAGGAGGCCAAGAAGCACGGGGCGAAGATCGTCTCGATCAACCCGCTGCCGGAGGCCGGCCTGATCAAGTTCCGCAACCCGCAGACTCCGCGCGGGCTCTCGGGCGTCGGGACCAGGATGGCGGACGTCCATCTCTCGGTGCGGCTCAACGGCGACCTCGCGCTCTTCGCCGGTCTCAACAAGGTCCTCACCGAGCGCGGTGCGGTCGACCGGGACTTCATCGACCACTACACCGACGGCTTCGACGTCGCGGTCGAGGCGTGGGCGGCACTCGACTGGCCGACGATCGAGGCCCACAGCGGTCTCACCCGGGCCGAGATCGAGAGCCTCGCGGACGACGTGGAGCAGCACGACCGGGTCATCGTCTGTTGGGCGATGGGCCTGACCCAGCACAAGAACTCCGTGGCGACGATCCGCGAGGTGGCGAGCTTCCTGCTGCTCCGCGGCAACATCGGCCGCCCGGGTGCCGGTGCGGCGCCGATCCGCGGGCACAGCAACGTGCAGGGCGACCGCACGATGGGCATCTGGGAGCAGATGCCGGACTCCTTCCTCGACAAGATCCAGGAAGAGTTCGGCTTCGACCCGCCGCGCGAGCACGGCTTCGACACGGTCAAGGCGCTGCGCGCCATGCGCGACGGCGAGGTGGACGTCTTCATCGGACTCGGCGGCAATTTCACCGTGGCGACCCCGGACACCGAGGTCTCTACCAAGGCGATGGAGAACGTCGGCCTCACGGTCGGCATCCAGACCAAGCTCAACCGCTCGCACCTGCACCACGGCCGCGAGGCGTTGATCCTCCCGTGCCTGGGCCGCACCGAGCGCGACGTGACCGCCGCAGGTGACCAGTTCGTCACCGTCGAGGACTCCATGTCGATGGTGCACTCGTCGCGCGGCCGGCTCCTGCCCGGCTCGCCCCACCTGCGCAGCGAGGTGCAGATCATCTGCGGCATCGCCGACGCTGTCTTCGGCTCCGACCCGTTCGCCGGCATCGACTGGCGCGGGATGGCGGTCGACTACTCGATCATCCGCCGCCACATCGCCCATGTCGTGGCGGGCTTCCACTCCTTCGAGGAGCGGGTCCAGCACCCCGGCGGCTTCCAGCTTCCCAACGGAGCGCGGGACTCGCTGACGTTCGCGACCACGTCCGGCAAGGCGGAGATCACCGCCAACCCGCTCACCGCCGTGGACGTCGCGCCGGGGCATCTGCTGCTCCAGACGATGCGCTCCCACGACCAGTTCAACACCACGATCTACGGGTACGACGACCGCTACCGCGGCATCAAGCACGGCCGCCATGTCGT of Nocardioides sp. Kera G14 contains these proteins:
- a CDS encoding fatty acid desaturase; this translates as MSTYDASGTVRPETVAQWTDRKRYLWLIGLVVPALAFVAMGGAAWTGWGAFYWTGPIVLFVIVPLIDLVVGRDGSNPPDDVIEALEKDRYYRYITFAFLPIQYAGFLTAMWLIARGDLSVADRIGLAITIGTVGGIGINTAHELGHKRESHERWLSKIALAQSFYGHFYLEHNRGHHVRVATPEDPASSRLGENFYTFWPRTVSGSLRSAWNLEKRRYARRDQHPFRIGNDVINAWLMSLVLWGAVVVWLGVGVLPYLLIQGIFGFSLLEVVNFMEHYGMLRQRVGVGERQRYERVDPSHSWNSNNIATNVLLYHLQRHSDHHANPTRRYQSLRDYAESPVLPTGYAGMIVLALIPPLFRRAMDQRVVDHFDGDIRLANLQPGKLEKLLRRYPTPLGSEAGSARTSTSGTAVTVTDEVMAARCPGCGYVYEVAEGNELEGFAAGTAWRDIPDDWCCPDCGVREKVDFVPLTESLR
- a CDS encoding PucR family transcriptional regulator, translated to METERGTAAELEAWVGGFIMSERSDDRVAAWVDRTWRAIAVEVPAVAADADLAGLVRRAIDQHWRAFLDHLAGEASFRLVPAAVELAHELARRHLDLTLLLGIYRAAQRSSWVYATEVVRDAPVGLDHEGILVLFWTEAATWLDASVEESLLLHQHEAARIQQRGDAQRFEAVQALLGGTDRLERGPRELSAALGGYPVTESHVAVVLTALTPEALALLEPTAHRVASRLGRRAPLIVRPSGREAWCWVPADHLADLGSLGLDPVQLRISMAGPHPGIEGFVLAHQEAQAARSVALARSATVTTYDDVAVLTMLAADPEAAERFTRRVLGPLLDVRHDQLRDTVRAALTHAGDSTSLAEALGVHKNTVRYRLQQAERLLGQPIRPKARDLLLALDYADAFLRSQGSPAQDGQSVMSS
- a CDS encoding GNAT family N-acetyltransferase, yielding MSEISYAHNPDERRYEILDGGRVIGFAQYVPAGEDRDFTHTEVDDAYEGQGLASQLVRFALDDVRTSGIRAIPHCPYVARWLHKHEGYEDITDWPS
- the fdhD gene encoding formate dehydrogenase accessory sulfurtransferase FdhD encodes the protein MSRRAVSRRVTRITLDDADRPVVRERPDQLAAEEPLEIRVSGRPLAVTMRTPGNDVELAAGFLVSEGVVRAREDVATARYCAGAVVDDVNTYNVLDVALAPGVTLPDFGLERSVYTSSSCGVCGKASIDAVRTRSSFDVSADAVEVDARLLLGLPDRLREQQALFDKTGGLHAAGLVSASTGEFLVVREDVGRHNAVDKVVGWALEHGLLPLRGHVLVVSGRASFELVQKASMAGIPVLAAVSAPSSLAVELAAEAGVTVAGFVRGRTMSIYSRPGRVLTGSDEKERHLERDQLRPQP
- a CDS encoding CBS domain-containing protein, with product METVAGAMLRSPKTCDHRAPVREVLELFAGDHVHCALLVDGTRLVSVVTAADLLGASPDEPAAPHGRLRGRTIALHVEAQVALRRMTAEGVRRLAVVSPDGALQGLLCLKRRGDGFCSDEGVAARAAERAVDVRTKRVEVSA
- a CDS encoding FdhF/YdeP family oxidoreductase → MRRPEFSDQDEEGLEIEEPEHAAVGLPGIYWSMKYAATEMGATRTAQTLLRMNHVDGFDCPSCAWPDPDRRKAAEFCENGAKAVAWEATRKRVGADFFKEHSVADLLEHDDHWLEKQGRLTEPMYVKPGGTHYEPISWDDAFRLIADRLTAMPDPNRAVFYTSGRASNEAAFLYQLFARRLGTNNLPDCSNMCHESSGTALTQAIGVGKGTVTYDDIAQESRLILIAGQNPGTNHPRMLTALEEAKKHGAKIVSINPLPEAGLIKFRNPQTPRGLSGVGTRMADVHLSVRLNGDLALFAGLNKVLTERGAVDRDFIDHYTDGFDVAVEAWAALDWPTIEAHSGLTRAEIESLADDVEQHDRVIVCWAMGLTQHKNSVATIREVASFLLLRGNIGRPGAGAAPIRGHSNVQGDRTMGIWEQMPDSFLDKIQEEFGFDPPREHGFDTVKALRAMRDGEVDVFIGLGGNFTVATPDTEVSTKAMENVGLTVGIQTKLNRSHLHHGREALILPCLGRTERDVTAAGDQFVTVEDSMSMVHSSRGRLLPGSPHLRSEVQIICGIADAVFGSDPFAGIDWRGMAVDYSIIRRHIAHVVAGFHSFEERVQHPGGFQLPNGARDSLTFATTSGKAEITANPLTAVDVAPGHLLLQTMRSHDQFNTTIYGYDDRYRGIKHGRHVVFVHPDDLAELGFTNGDSVDLVSVAPDGERRLRSRQVVAYPTSRGCAATYFPEANILVPLDATADESGTPTSKSVVVRLEPAKVSAAVG